GTTGTACACGTTCGCAACGCCCCATTTGTCTGCGTAGCGGAATATGCCGCCCCTGTACGGAGGGAATCCGGTGCCGTAGATCATGGCCAGATCCATGTCCTGGGGCCTGTCGCAAACCCCTTCTTCCATCATAAGGGCCGCTTCGTTTATTGCAAGGGCGAGCATGGCGTCGACTATCTCCTGATCAGAGACCTTCTTGGGTGTCACGCCCTTTTCGTTCAGATACCCGACTACAACATCCACAACCTTTTTGTTGGGCACAGGCCGGGCGCCACTATAATCCATGTAACCGGCGCCTGTTTTGCGCCCATAGCAACCTATCTCGTAGATCCGCTCCGTGAGGGGGTGGATCTTGTATCTCTCTCCCAATCTCTGCTCGAACGTCTTGTTCACGTGATAGTTGATGTCGATACCCGTTAGATCGGCCAGTTCAGCCGGTCCCATGGGCATGCCGAAGTCCTTCATCACCCTCTCTATTTGAGCGCCGTCCACGCCGTCGGCACTCAGATACACGGCGCCTCCGAAGAGACCTCCAAGCTGCCTGGATACATAGAATCCGGGGGCATCATTGACCACTATGGGGATCTTCTTGATTGCGCGAGCGAACGCCACGGATGTGGCAAGGGTCTGATCGGAAGTCTTCTCCGTACAAATGATTTCCAGGAGCATCATGCGGTGAGCCGGATTGAAGAAATGCAGGCCTATCATGCGCCCCGGGTCGCGGAGCACCGTTGCCATTTCCGTGATCGGAAGGGCCGAGGTATTCGTGGCAAAAACGGTTTCGGGCTTGCAGACCTCGTCGAGCTTTTTCCATATGTCTTGCTTGACTTTCATGTTCTCGAGCACGGCTTCGATGATCAGGTCCGCATCCTTCGCGTCCTCCAGGGACGTTGTCGTTTTCAACTGCTTCTGAACCATTGTGTCCAGGTCAGCCTGGGTCATCTTCTTCTTTTTGATGGGATACTCGAAGGTCTTCCGCACCGCCGCTACACCTTTGTCCAGCGCGTCCTGGTTAATGTCCCAGAGGACCGCCTCAAAGCCGCCGGCGAGCAAGAGGTTGACGATTCCCGAGCCCATTACGCCTCCACCCAGCATCGCCACCTTCTTGATCTTGGCGGGCTCAATTCCTTCAATGCGGGGTAGCCGGCCAGCGGCTCTGGTGTTGAGGAATATCCCGATCAGGTTCTTGGCCACGTCCGAGACTACGCAGTCGGCAAACAGTTCGGCCTCACGGTCGATATCGGCTTCCATGTTAAAGGACAGGCCGTTTTCCACGGCTTCGATTACCTTGAAGGGCGCGATGTACCCTTTGGCTTTGGTCATGGCCATAAACTTCGCGCCGTTCGAAATGGCCTTGAGTTCAGCCGCGCTGGGGAGCCGATTGTACCTATTGCAGGTGCGTTTGCTATCCAAAGAGATCAGGCGCGAGGTAAACTTGGCCGCAG
This portion of the Desulfomonile tiedjei genome encodes:
- a CDS encoding enoyl-CoA hydratase/isomerase family protein, which produces MKTDFKTVKVEVQNGVAVLFLNNPPVNQLSEHFVMEFVEAILSGFEDPEIKAIVLTGTGKNFVAGADLTEVYKAKEKDAMLPKVKAMSAFLNQMEKGPKPVIAAINGNALGGGLEIAMACHYRVASKGVKLGQPEVQVGLIPGAGGTQRLPRLIGLPNALEMMTVGNPIDAEKALSRKLIDEVTDAENLVQTAVAAAAKFTSRLISLDSKRTCNRYNRLPSAAELKAISNGAKFMAMTKAKGYIAPFKVIEAVENGLSFNMEADIDREAELFADCVVSDVAKNLIGIFLNTRAAGRLPRIEGIEPAKIKKVAMLGGGVMGSGIVNLLLAGGFEAVLWDINQDALDKGVAAVRKTFEYPIKKKKMTQADLDTMVQKQLKTTTSLEDAKDADLIIEAVLENMKVKQDIWKKLDEVCKPETVFATNTSALPITEMATVLRDPGRMIGLHFFNPAHRMMLLEIICTEKTSDQTLATSVAFARAIKKIPIVVNDAPGFYVSRQLGGLFGGAVYLSADGVDGAQIERVMKDFGMPMGPAELADLTGIDINYHVNKTFEQRLGERYKIHPLTERIYEIGCYGRKTGAGYMDYSGARPVPNKKVVDVVVGYLNEKGVTPKKVSDQEIVDAMLALAINEAALMMEEGVCDRPQDMDLAMIYGTGFPPYRGGIFRYADKWGVANVYNLLVELEKQYGVRFQPAKLLKEMAESGKTFYPA